The Pseudomonas aeruginosa genome includes the window ATATCGGCGCGGCTGGGTTTTTCGAAGCAGGGGGTGAACTGGCCGCCGATCAGTTCGTGCCGGCCGTGGTGCAGGCGATGGTCGTCGCTGTAGATGGTCAGCATGTCGGGCTCCCGGGCTCAGTTCTGTTCGGAGAAGGTCACGGTCGGCGCCTTGCGGCGGAAACCGCCGGTATGCAACGCCAGGTAGGCGAGGCCGGCGGCGAACCAGGTCAGGCCGATCACCAGGGTCAGCGCCGAGAGGCTGGTCCACAGCCACAGGGTCAGGCCCAGGCCGATGGCCGGCACCAGCCCGTAGCGCAGCAGGTCGCGCGGGGCGCGGCGGCCGTCGAGCAGCAGGTAGCTGCGGATCACCGCCAGGTTCACCGCGGAGAACGCCACCAGCGCGCCGAAGCTGATCATCGAGGCCAGGGTGGTGAGGTCGATGACCACCGCCAGCAGGGAAATCACCGAGACCACCAGGATCGCGATCACTGGCGTCTTGAAGCGCTCCGAGAGGCTGCCGAACACGCGCCGCGGCAGGATGCCGTCGCGGCCCATGCTGTAGAGGATGCGCGACACCGAGGCCTGCGAGGCCAGCGCCGAGCCGGCGGCGCCGGCGACGTAGGCGGCGGTGAAGAAGCTGGCGAGGAACTTGCCGCCGGCCGCCAGCATCACTTCGTTGGCCGCCGACTCGGCGTCCTGGAATACGCTGCCGGGGAACACCAGTTGGCTGAAGACCGCCAGCACGGTGAACAGCAGGCCGGCGCCGACCGTGGTGATGACGATGGCGCGCGGGATGTCGCGTTGCGGGTCGCGGGTTTCCTCGGCCAGGGTCGAGACCGCGTCGAAGCCGAGGAACGACAGGCACAGCACCGCCGCGCCGGCCATCAACGGGGCGAAGCCCGGCTGGCTGCCGTCGCCGACGAAGGGCAGGCTCAGGTCCAGCGAGGGGATGCCGGCCAGGTGCTTGACCGCCATGGCGACGAACACCACGGCGAAGACGAACTGGGCGCCGACGATCACGTTGCTCATGCCGGCCACCGAGCTGATGCCGATCGCGTTGAGCACGGTGACCAGGCAGATCGCCGCGAGCACGAAGACCCAGGCCGGCACCATCGGGAAGGCGATGTTGAGGAACAGGCCGATGAGCAGGTAGTTGATCATCGGCAGGAACAGGTAGTCGAGCAGCAGCGACCAGCCGGCGAGGAAGCCGACGCAGGGGCCGAAGCTGAGGCTGGTATAGGAATAGGCCGAGCCGGCGATGGGATATTTCTTCACCATGAAGCTGTAGGAAAAGGCGGTGAAGAGCATCGCCGCCAGGGTGATCAGGTAGGCGCTGGCGGTACGACCGCCGGTGATCTCGGTGACTACCCCGTAGGTGGTGAACATGGTCAGCGGAACCATGTAGACCAGCCCGAAGAAGACCAGGGCGGGAAGCCCGAGGATGCGCCGCAGGCCGGTGCCCTGGGCGCTGTGGACGTACTCGGGGCGCTTGCCGCCGATGAGGATGCCGTTGTTGCGTTCGCTGGCCATGTTCCGCTCCTCGCGAAATGCCGTATCGATCCCGCAGGCGGCCGCTTGGGCGGACCTTTCCTGCGCCGGGTGAATGGACGGGCTAGTGGAAAACCGCTGGGGTTTCCGCCGGGTCGGTGGAAATGGCAGTGACGAGAGGGCGCGCGGCGTGTGCGGGCACGGGCGTTGGGGCGTCGATAGTGTTCATGGCGTTCTCAGGAAGCGTTCTTGTTGGATTTCTAGCTCGCGGTCGCGAGGTTCCCTTGGGCTCTGCCGGCGCCGTTTCCGCGGCTCCGGGCGACCCCTCGAGGAGGGCGCGGTTCGACTCTAGCAATCCGGTTTCGCCGGGGAGAACCCTGTAGACGGTCAAAAAGGGATCGAAATGGCCAAGCTGGCTGGCCGGCCAGCGCTGGCGCGAGCTGGCCGCCAGCGCCGCGTCGATCATTTCTTAAGCTTGGTCCAGACCTTGCTGCGCAACGCCAGGGCTTTCGGCGAGCAGAGCTTGAACGGCTTCAGGCGGTCGAGCTTGTCCTGCGGGGTGTTGATCGCCGGGTCGTCGAACAGTGCTTTCTCCATGAATTTCTCCGAGCCGACGATGGCGTTGTTGTACTTGGCGAAGTTGGAGGCGGCGGCGATGTTCTCCGGGCGCATCATCCAGTCGATGAAGACGTGGGCTTCCTTGACGTTGCTGGCGTCGCGCGGAATCGCGAAGTTGTCGATGAACAGCCGGATGCCTTCCTTCGGATAGACGTATTCGAGGCTGGCGCGTTGGGCGTGGGCGCGGTGGAAGGCGCCGTTCCACTGCTGGTGCATGGCGACCTCGCCGGCGGCCATGCGCTCGATGGTGCCGTCGCTGTTGTACATGGCCAGCGCCGGCTTTTGCCTGAGCAGCAGGTCGAGGACCTTCTGCGCTTCCCTGGCGTCCTCGGTGCATTCGTCGATGCCGAGGTAGTAGGTGGCGGGAATGAACAGTTCCTCGATGGAGTTCAGAGCCACCACCTTGCCTTTCAGCTCGGCTGGTGGTTCGAAGAACGGCTTCCAGCTTTCTTCCAGCCTGCCGCCCGGCACCTTCGCCGTATCGTAGCTGTAGCCGGTGGTGCCCCAGAGATAGGGAATGCTGTAGTCGTGGCCGGGATCGAAGCCAAGGGTCCGGAAGTTTTCCTTCAGATTGCCCAGGCTCGGCAACTGGCTCTTGTCGAGCTTTTGCAGCAGCCCCTCCTTGACGAATATTTCTATGAAACTGTCCGACGGCACCACCACGTCGTAGGCGCCGCCACCGGCCTTGAGCTTGGCCAGCAGCGTCTCGTTGCTGTCGTAGGCGTCGAGGGTGGCCTTGATCCCGGTGTCCTTCTCGAACTTCTTCAGCAACTCCGGCGGGTAGTAGTCCGACCAGTTGGCGAAGTGCAGGGTGCCTTCGGCGCGAGCCTGGCCGCCCAGGGCTAGACCGGCGGCGAAGAGCAGGGTGAGCGGTGTGCGGTAGGTCATGATGGACTCCTGGCGATCTTCTGTTTTTTCTTCGTGGAGGCAGGTTCTCAGCGGCGGCGTTGGCCGAGGTAGTACGACAGGGCGACGAAGGCGATGGAAATCATGAGGATGATCGAGGAAATCGCATTGATCTTCGGGGATATGCCCATGCGAATGGAACTGAAGATGTACACCGGCAGGGTGGTTGCGCCGGCGCCGGCGACGAAATAGGTGATGACGAAATCGTCCATCGAGATGATGAACGCGAGCATCGCCCCGGACAGCACGCCGGGCATCAGCAGCGGCAGGGTGATTTTCCAGAAGGCCTTCCACGGCGAGGCGTAGAGGTCGGCGGCGGCCTCCGCCAGGCGCGGGTCCAGGCCCTCCAGGCGGGCGCGGATCGGCAGGTAGGCGAAGGGGATGCAGAACACGATGTGGGCGATGAGGATGGTGAACAACGACAGCTTCAGGCCGATGAAGGAGAAGAACATCAGGGTCGCCACCGCAGTGACGATCTCCGGCACCAGCAGCGGCAGGCCGAGAACGCCGTTCATCAGGGTCTGCCCGCGGAAGGCGCGACCGCGCATGCCCAGCGCGGCGAGGGTGGCCAGGACGGTCGAGGCCAGGGTGGCGAGGGTGGCGACGAGCAGCGAGTTCTTCGCCGCGCGGAGGATTTCCGGATCGTTGGCCACCACCGCATACCATTTCAGGCTGAAGCTCTCCCAGAGCGTCGCCGACTGGCCGCTGTTGAAGCTGAGCACTACCAGCACCAGGATCGGGATGTAGAGGAAGGCGAAGAACAGCCAGGCGGCCTGGCGCACGCCGCTGAAGGTCCAGAGTGGATTGCGGCCGTTCATGGCTGGCCTCCGCCGGCGTTGGCCCGGAAGCGCAGGTTGTAGATCAGCATCGCCAGCAGGACGAAGGCCAGCAGGGCGAACGAAAGGGCGGCGCCGAACGGCCAGTTGTGCGCGGTACCGAATTGCAGCTGGATCAGGTTGCCGATCATCAGCGCCTTACCGCCGCCGAGCAATTCCGGAATGATGTAGCTGCCCAGGGCCGGGATGAATACCAGGATGCAGCCGGCGACTATCCCCGGCATCGCCAGCGGCACGATCACCCGGCGCAGCGCTTTCCAGCGGTTGGCGCCGAGGTCGAATGCCGCCTCCACCAGGCGCCAGTCCATCTTTTCCAGGCTGCTGTAGATCGGCAGCACCATGAACGGCAGGTAGGTATAAAGGAGGCCGATGATCACCGCGTTGTCGGTATAGAGCAGCCCCATCCCGGTGTCGGTCAGGCCGATGCCTTGCAGGCCGGCGTCCACCAGCCCGCCGTTGCGCAGCAGCAGGATCCAGGCGTAGACCCGCACCAGCAGGTTGGTCCAGAACGGCACGGTGACCAGGAACAGCAGCAGGTTGCGCCGGCGTTCCGGCTGCAACGCCAGGTACAGCGCGGTGGGGAAGCCGAGCGCCAGGCAGCCGAGGGTGGTCAGCAGCGACAGCCAGAACGAGCGCTGGAAGATGCCCAGGTAGTCGGCGTTGAACACCAGGCTGTCGTCCAGGTCGCGTTCCCAGAGGAAATTGAGGTAGGCCTCCAGGCTGTGCTGGCCCCATTTCACTCCGCCGTAGTCGCCGGATTGCTGGATCGACACGGCGAACATGATGCCCAGCGGGATCACCAGGAACAGCACCAGCATCAGCATCGCCGGGCTGCTCAGCAGCAGGCGCCGACGCAGCTGCCGGCGTTCGGCCGACTGTTGCGCGGTAGGTCGGCCGGCGGTGCTCATTCGGCGAGCACCCGGATGGCGGCGGCGGGAATCCGCACCCGCACCTTCGCCCCCGGACTGTGCGGGCAGCGTGCGCCGTCGCGGTTCTGCTGGCGCACGCGGAAGCCCGGCTGTCCGGCCACGTTCAGGTGGTAGACGGTATCGGTGCCGACATAGACGATGTTTTCCAGCACGCCTTCCAACTGGCCGTCGGCGGCCAGTTCGGTGCGCTCCGGGCGGATCGCCAGGGTCACAGCGCCGCTGCCCGGGGTCGTCGCGGCCAGCCGCTGGCCGTCCGCCAGGCGCACGCCGTCGGCGTCGGCCTGGCCCTCGAGGAAGTTGGTTTCGCCGATGAAGTCGGCGACCGCCCGGTTCAGCGGCGCCTCGTAGATGTCGCTGGGCGTGCCGACCTGCAACACCTTGCCCTTGCTCATCACCGCGATGCGGTCGGACATGGTCAGCGCTTCCTCCTGGTCGTGGGTGACGAAGATGAAGGTGATCCCGGTCTCGTGCTGCAGGCGCTTCAGCTCGATCTGCATTTCCTTGCGCAGCTTCAGGTCCAGCGCCGACAGCGACTCGTCGAGCAGCAGCACCTTGGGCCGGCTGGCCAGCGCGCGGGCCAGGGCGATGCGTTGCTGCTGGCCACCGGACAACTGGTCGGCGCGGCGCTTGCCGACCTCCGGCAGCTTCACCAGGTCGAGCATGCGGCTCACGGTGGCGTCGATCTCGCTGCGCGGGCGGCCCTGCATCTCCAGGCCGAAGCCGATGTTGTCGGCGACGCTCATGTGCGGGAACAGCGCATAACTCTGGAACACCGTGTTGACCGGGCGGCGGAACGGCGGCAGGCCTTCCATGTGTTCGCCATAGAGGCGGATGCTGCCGGAACTGGGCTGTTCGAAGCCGGCGATGAGGCGGAGGAGGGTGGTCTTGCCGCAGCCGGAAGGGCCGAGGAGGGTGAAGAATTCGTTGGCGTGGATATCCAGGGACACATCGTCAAGGGCCTTCAGGCCTTGGCCGGGGGTACCGAATTCCATGCAGATCCGCTCGATGGCTATCGCGCTGGTCATGCTGAATTCCATGCAGTCAAGCAGTTGTTATTGTTGAGGTTTTGCGGTTTCTGGGGCCCGCTTCACCTGCTGCGGTTCGATAATGACCGGGGCGCCGCGGGCGCAGAACGATAGATGCGGCCAATAAGGGATCGAACAGGCCAATCTGGTGGCGCTGGAAGAAGACTGCGGATGCTCTCTTGTCGTCTCTTTCGGACAGGAAACTCGGACCTGTCTGAGTCGCCCGGGCGGCTGGCTGACTTTAAGCTTGGCTTCAGCCTGGAGCCGTAGCTTGCGTAGGAAAGGTCGGGCGCAGCCCGTTTCCATACAGCGTACAGGCTCTATGCTATGACTATCCACGCCCAAACTCCCGAGCCGTTTTCCATGTCCCGAGCTTTTACGCCTCGCCGTCTGCTGCTGGCCGTCCTGCTGGTCGCGCTGGCCGCGCTGGTCCTTCTTGGCCAGAGCTTCCGCGTCTTCGACCGGGCCTGGTTCGCCGTCCAGGAGTGGCGTCACGCCGATGCCTGGAAAGAGCGCTCGATATGGCTGCCGGACTACCGCGTGCGGATCGAGGCGCAGCCCATCGAGGGGTTGAACGACGACGTTTCCGCGCTGACCTTCGATCCCGACCGGCGCACCCTGTTCACCGTGACCAACCAGCCGGCGCAGATCATCGAGCTGTCCTTGCAGGGCAAGGTACTGCGGACCATCCCGCTGACCGGCTTCGGCGACGCCGAGGCCATCGAGTACATCAGCCGCGGTGTCTACGTGATCACCGACGAGCGCCAGCAACGCCTGGTCAAGGTGCGCCTGGAGGACGATACGCGCTTCATCGACGCTGCCGATGCCCAGCAGCTTTCGCTGGGTATCGGCCTCAACGGCAACAAGGGTTTCGAGGGGCTGGCCTACGACGCCGAGGGCAAGCGCCTGTTCGTCGCCAAGGAGCGCGACCCGGTGCGCATCTACGAGATCCACGGTTTTCCCCACACCCAGGCGGACAAACCGTTCGCCGTGCACGTGGTGGACGACCCCGGGCGCGACAAGCGCCTGTTCGTCCGCGACCTGTCCAGCCTACAGTTCGACGAGGGCACCGGGCACCTGCTGGCGTTGTCCGACGAGTCGCGTCTGGTAGTCGAGCTGGACACCGACGGCGAGCCGGTCAGCACCCTGTCGCTGCTGCGCGGCATGCACGGCCTGAAGCGCAGCGTGCCGCAGGCCGAGGGCGTGGCGATGGACGACCGTGGCGTGCTCTACCTGGTCAGCGAGCCGAACCTGTTCTACGTGTTCAGCAAGGACGAGCCGGCGCAGCCCTGACGCGGCCTACGGGGACGGCAGGAGCGTCCCCTGGCCCGCTCAGAACTGCCAGTTCACCCCGAGCGAATAGCCCGCCTGGTTGCCTTCGCTGTGGGCGAAGCGGCTGTTGGCTTCGGCGAAGACCCCGAGCTGCTCGGTGATCGCCAGTTGCGCGCCAAGCTGGGCGCGGCCGAAATCCTTGTCCACGCCGCCCATGTCGGCGACCCGGACACGCCCGTCGCCGCGGCTGGTCAGGTCCATGTCGTCCAGGCGTCCGTCCGCCAGCTCGCGGACCCAGCGCAGGCTGGCGTAGGGTTGCAGGCGCATTCTCGCGCCCAGCGCCAGCTCGCCGCGCAGGCGCCAGCCGAGACTCGCCTCCAGCGAGTCGTAGTCCTGCTTCTCGTAGCCGAGTGCGGTACGCAGGGCCTCGTCCTCGCGGAAGTCGTCGATGCGGTAGTGCATGTAGTCGAGGCCGGCCAGCGGCCCGCTCCGCAGTTCGCCGAAGCTGAAGTCATAGCCGCCTTCCAGCCGGGCGCCCCAGGACCAGGCCGAGGTGTCGCCCGACAGACGCTGGTCGAGCAGCACCGGCCCGCCGGCGGCCTGGAGGTAGACCGAACGCTTGCTGTCGTAGCGGGTATGCCCGAGGTTCAGCTCGCCGGCCAGCCATTCCGGACCGCCGTCGTTGTACAGGCCGAACAGGCCGAGCTGCCAGGTGTCGCCCTCGATGCGCCCACCATGGTCCAGCTTGTCGCGGCTGCGCTGGAAGGCCAGGCTGCCGCCGAGGGTCAGGGCCTCGCTGTAGCGGTAGTCGCCGAGCAGATGCACGCCGGCGCGCCTGGACTCCGGATTGCCAGGCATGTCGAAACCGCTGTCCGGCGAGACCTCGCCCTCCGCGCCCACCTCGCCGTCGAAGCTGCCTACCGGCCGGTTGCTGCCGAGCAGGGTCAGCCAGCGGCGGTCGTGCAGGCGGGTCAGTGCCTGGTGCTGGCGCTGCAACTGGTCTTCCATCTGCCGCGCCAGGGCGCCGCCGGAGGCGGTGGAGGCCAGCAGGTCGGCGTTGGTCAGCTCCAGCACCAGGCGCGTCAGCAGGCGGGAAAAGTCGCGCATGCGTTGCTCGATGCGCTCCTGGCCGAGGGCGTTGGTCAGTACTTCCTTGTTGTCCTCGGCCGGGTCGTGCCAGGTTGAGCCGCCGGGAATCGCCGGGTTGTCGGTCTGCTCGTAGCCGTCCAGGTCGCCCAGTTCCCAGTTGGTCGCCTCGATGAACAACACCGGGATGTCCATCCCGTTGAAGCTTTCGCCGTCGCTGCAGCAGCCGGTACCCGCCGGGTATTCGGCGTTCAGGCCGGGGTTGGTGAACAGCGGGATGTCCAGCTCGCGGGCGATGCGCAGGATCTGTTCGCGGTAGGCGCCGAGGGCCGGGTTGGACACGCTGTTGGAGCCGGCATGGGCGTACATCTTGTCGCCGGTGACCAGGCTGTCGAGGTTGATCATTCCCAGCAGGTTGGCGCGCTGGCTGGCGTCGAGGGACTCGACGTAGGCACGCGAACCGCGCAGGCCTTCCTCCTCGGCGCCGAAACCGACCACCTCGAGGCCGTTCTCCAGGGCGATGCCGCCGAGGTTGTGGGCGATCTCGGTGAGCACCGCCGCGCCCGAGGCGT containing:
- a CDS encoding APC family permease codes for the protein MASERNNGILIGGKRPEYVHSAQGTGLRRILGLPALVFFGLVYMVPLTMFTTYGVVTEITGGRTASAYLITLAAMLFTAFSYSFMVKKYPIAGSAYSYTSLSFGPCVGFLAGWSLLLDYLFLPMINYLLIGLFLNIAFPMVPAWVFVLAAICLVTVLNAIGISSVAGMSNVIVGAQFVFAVVFVAMAVKHLAGIPSLDLSLPFVGDGSQPGFAPLMAGAAVLCLSFLGFDAVSTLAEETRDPQRDIPRAIVITTVGAGLLFTVLAVFSQLVFPGSVFQDAESAANEVMLAAGGKFLASFFTAAYVAGAAGSALASQASVSRILYSMGRDGILPRRVFGSLSERFKTPVIAILVVSVISLLAVVIDLTTLASMISFGALVAFSAVNLAVIRSYLLLDGRRAPRDLLRYGLVPAIGLGLTLWLWTSLSALTLVIGLTWFAAGLAYLALHTGGFRRKAPTVTFSEQN
- a CDS encoding extracellular solute-binding protein gives rise to the protein MTYRTPLTLLFAAGLALGGQARAEGTLHFANWSDYYPPELLKKFEKDTGIKATLDAYDSNETLLAKLKAGGGAYDVVVPSDSFIEIFVKEGLLQKLDKSQLPSLGNLKENFRTLGFDPGHDYSIPYLWGTTGYSYDTAKVPGGRLEESWKPFFEPPAELKGKVVALNSIEELFIPATYYLGIDECTEDAREAQKVLDLLLRQKPALAMYNSDGTIERMAAGEVAMHQQWNGAFHRAHAQRASLEYVYPKEGIRLFIDNFAIPRDASNVKEAHVFIDWMMRPENIAAASNFAKYNNAIVGSEKFMEKALFDDPAINTPQDKLDRLKPFKLCSPKALALRSKVWTKLKK
- a CDS encoding ABC transporter permease; protein product: MNGRNPLWTFSGVRQAAWLFFAFLYIPILVLVVLSFNSGQSATLWESFSLKWYAVVANDPEILRAAKNSLLVATLATLASTVLATLAALGMRGRAFRGQTLMNGVLGLPLLVPEIVTAVATLMFFSFIGLKLSLFTILIAHIVFCIPFAYLPIRARLEGLDPRLAEAAADLYASPWKAFWKITLPLLMPGVLSGAMLAFIISMDDFVITYFVAGAGATTLPVYIFSSIRMGISPKINAISSIILMISIAFVALSYYLGQRRR
- a CDS encoding ABC transporter permease, translated to MSTAGRPTAQQSAERRQLRRRLLLSSPAMLMLVLFLVIPLGIMFAVSIQQSGDYGGVKWGQHSLEAYLNFLWERDLDDSLVFNADYLGIFQRSFWLSLLTTLGCLALGFPTALYLALQPERRRNLLLFLVTVPFWTNLLVRVYAWILLLRNGGLVDAGLQGIGLTDTGMGLLYTDNAVIIGLLYTYLPFMVLPIYSSLEKMDWRLVEAAFDLGANRWKALRRVIVPLAMPGIVAGCILVFIPALGSYIIPELLGGGKALMIGNLIQLQFGTAHNWPFGAALSFALLAFVLLAMLIYNLRFRANAGGGQP
- a CDS encoding ABC transporter ATP-binding protein, whose translation is MTSAIAIERICMEFGTPGQGLKALDDVSLDIHANEFFTLLGPSGCGKTTLLRLIAGFEQPSSGSIRLYGEHMEGLPPFRRPVNTVFQSYALFPHMSVADNIGFGLEMQGRPRSEIDATVSRMLDLVKLPEVGKRRADQLSGGQQQRIALARALASRPKVLLLDESLSALDLKLRKEMQIELKRLQHETGITFIFVTHDQEEALTMSDRIAVMSKGKVLQVGTPSDIYEAPLNRAVADFIGETNFLEGQADADGVRLADGQRLAATTPGSGAVTLAIRPERTELAADGQLEGVLENIVYVGTDTVYHLNVAGQPGFRVRQQNRDGARCPHSPGAKVRVRIPAAAIRVLAE
- a CDS encoding SdiA-regulated domain-containing protein: MTIHAQTPEPFSMSRAFTPRRLLLAVLLVALAALVLLGQSFRVFDRAWFAVQEWRHADAWKERSIWLPDYRVRIEAQPIEGLNDDVSALTFDPDRRTLFTVTNQPAQIIELSLQGKVLRTIPLTGFGDAEAIEYISRGVYVITDERQQRLVKVRLEDDTRFIDAADAQQLSLGIGLNGNKGFEGLAYDAEGKRLFVAKERDPVRIYEIHGFPHTQADKPFAVHVVDDPGRDKRLFVRDLSSLQFDEGTGHLLALSDESRLVVELDTDGEPVSTLSLLRGMHGLKRSVPQAEGVAMDDRGVLYLVSEPNLFYVFSKDEPAQP
- a CDS encoding autotransporter outer membrane beta-barrel domain-containing protein → MFKPLAVAVGLGCAALSLGANAYQYGEYAGETLERLITDYPGRYRGTASFAGASELMQSRLGFGYQTSRQDFTWAGNRSSQNVIASAPGSSGKFLVLGAHYDTYYGRPTLQGLDDNASGAAVLTEIAHNLGGIALENGLEVVGFGAEEEGLRGSRAYVESLDASQRANLLGMINLDSLVTGDKMYAHAGSNSVSNPALGAYREQILRIARELDIPLFTNPGLNAEYPAGTGCCSDGESFNGMDIPVLFIEATNWELGDLDGYEQTDNPAIPGGSTWHDPAEDNKEVLTNALGQERIEQRMRDFSRLLTRLVLELTNADLLASTASGGALARQMEDQLQRQHQALTRLHDRRWLTLLGSNRPVGSFDGEVGAEGEVSPDSGFDMPGNPESRRAGVHLLGDYRYSEALTLGGSLAFQRSRDKLDHGGRIEGDTWQLGLFGLYNDGGPEWLAGELNLGHTRYDSKRSVYLQAAGGPVLLDQRLSGDTSAWSWGARLEGGYDFSFGELRSGPLAGLDYMHYRIDDFREDEALRTALGYEKQDYDSLEASLGWRLRGELALGARMRLQPYASLRWVRELADGRLDDMDLTSRGDGRVRVADMGGVDKDFGRAQLGAQLAITEQLGVFAEANSRFAHSEGNQAGYSLGVNWQF